A genomic window from Candidatus Omnitrophota bacterium includes:
- a CDS encoding addiction module protein → MNDEKLMTGSRAITTLPLPQPDKKLDEIWAEEAERRLKAYREGRLEGIPMEEILIRKK, encoded by the coding sequence ATGAATGATGAAAAATTGATGACAGGATCAAGGGCAATAACAACCTTGCCATTGCCGCAGCCGGACAAGAAACTGGATGAAATATGGGCTGAAGAAGCGGAAAGGAGACTCAAAGCCTATCGCGAAGGAAGGCTGGAAGGCATCCCAATGGAGGAAATATTAATAAGGAAAAAGTAG
- a CDS encoding NAD-dependent epimerase/dehydratase family protein, giving the protein MAEAKRCLITGGAGFIGSHIADVLIADGCQVCVLDNLSTGKKENLPSHIPIYEMDLLDDLTPLFQKEKPQIVFHHAAQISVSCSVREPEIDGKTNILGSIHLLEACRQFGVERVIYASSGAVYGEPELLPVREEDATFGLSPYGISKLIPERYLYYYRHQFGIEFAALRYANVYGPRQDPHGEAGAVSIFSEKLLAGQQTIIFGDGEQTRDFVFVKDVARANLLAMKANIDRSVFPAFNVSMQKQTTVNVLFDTIQKYTGTKQPKNHGPKREGDVLHACLSNEKINKYIGWEPEVELDEGIRETVQFFQAKRGCAK; this is encoded by the coding sequence ATGGCCGAAGCAAAACGTTGTCTCATCACGGGAGGAGCGGGTTTTATCGGTTCGCATATTGCCGATGTGTTGATCGCAGACGGCTGCCAGGTCTGCGTCCTCGATAATCTGAGCACGGGGAAGAAGGAAAACCTTCCTTCCCATATCCCTATTTACGAAATGGATCTGCTTGACGATCTGACGCCTCTTTTTCAAAAAGAGAAGCCGCAGATTGTTTTCCATCATGCGGCGCAAATCAGCGTCTCCTGCTCCGTTCGCGAGCCGGAAATCGACGGTAAAACCAATATTCTCGGCAGCATCCACCTGCTGGAAGCCTGCCGCCAGTTCGGCGTCGAGCGCGTGATTTACGCTTCATCCGGCGCCGTATACGGCGAGCCGGAATTGCTGCCGGTTCGGGAAGAGGACGCGACGTTCGGGCTATCGCCTTACGGAATCAGCAAGTTGATTCCCGAACGCTATCTTTATTACTACCGCCATCAGTTCGGAATCGAATTCGCCGCGCTGCGCTACGCCAACGTTTACGGCCCCCGGCAAGACCCTCACGGCGAGGCGGGCGCCGTCAGCATCTTTTCGGAAAAGCTGCTGGCGGGGCAACAAACTATCATTTTTGGCGATGGCGAGCAGACGCGGGATTTCGTTTTTGTGAAGGATGTGGCGCGGGCCAATCTCTTGGCTATGAAAGCGAATATCGACCGATCCGTCTTCCCCGCCTTCAACGTCAGCATGCAAAAGCAAACGACGGTCAACGTTCTTTTCGATACGATTCAAAAATATACGGGAACCAAGCAACCGAAGAATCACGGCCCCAAGCGGGAAGGCGATGTGCTGCACGCTTGTCTTAGCAATGAGAAAATCAATAAATACATAGGTTGGGAACCGGAAGTGGAACTTGACGAGGGCATTCGGGAAACGGTGCAATTCTTCCAGGCGAAGCGAGGATGCGCGAAGTGA
- the galK gene encoding galactokinase has translation MREVKDTIRTINSETIYRERYGKNPSAASQSPGRVEILGNHTDYNGGYVLTTAIDKSVTMHGEALEEEAVILYSQVMNQEAIFPLLDIKKSVAHPWANYVLGVIDELRKIGVRAGGFRAVIGGDLPIGGGLSSSAALETATAMLIQALYPYSIEKMRLAILCRRAENLFVGMPCGILDPFSVIFGEKDAMLFLDCDNLSHKVLSIKPPVPAIVLCDSGVKHALVDGEYKSRRHQCEAAAQIMGDRLSRPVRFLRDVTIMEFLELEDMLDDVLRRRTRHVMYENQRVLHGVAALQINDVKHLGELMRISHESSRDNFENTCPELDVLVEEAAQIPGCFGSKVTGGGFGGATVNLVAPDHVESFCEAIKERFADRMGKVCKTTVCAIGDGARILYK, from the coding sequence ATGCGCGAAGTGAAAGATACGATTCGAACAATAAACAGCGAGACCATCTATCGGGAACGATACGGCAAGAATCCCAGCGCCGCCAGCCAATCGCCGGGACGGGTGGAAATCCTTGGCAATCATACGGATTACAACGGCGGCTATGTCCTGACGACGGCCATCGATAAATCGGTAACCATGCACGGAGAAGCCTTGGAAGAAGAAGCCGTCATCCTTTATTCCCAGGTTATGAACCAGGAAGCGATATTTCCCCTCCTGGACATCAAGAAAAGCGTAGCGCATCCTTGGGCCAATTACGTTCTGGGCGTGATCGACGAATTGCGCAAGATCGGCGTTCGCGCCGGCGGCTTTCGCGCCGTCATCGGCGGCGATCTTCCTATTGGCGGCGGACTGAGCAGCTCCGCCGCGCTGGAGACGGCGACGGCGATGCTGATACAGGCGCTTTATCCCTACAGCATCGAAAAAATGAGGCTGGCGATACTCTGCCGCCGGGCGGAAAATCTCTTCGTGGGTATGCCCTGCGGCATTCTCGATCCTTTCTCCGTGATCTTTGGCGAGAAAGACGCCATGCTCTTCCTCGACTGCGATAACCTCAGCCACAAGGTTCTCTCCATCAAGCCTCCCGTTCCCGCGATCGTATTATGCGATTCCGGCGTCAAGCATGCCTTGGTCGATGGCGAATACAAATCGCGGCGTCATCAATGCGAGGCGGCGGCTCAGATTATGGGCGACCGGCTATCCCGTCCCGTGCGTTTTCTGCGCGATGTAACCATTATGGAATTTCTGGAATTGGAAGATATGCTGGACGACGTACTGCGCCGCCGCACGCGGCACGTCATGTACGAAAATCAACGCGTATTGCACGGCGTGGCGGCGCTGCAGATCAATGACGTGAAGCACTTAGGCGAATTGATGCGGATTTCTCATGAAAGCTCGCGGGACAATTTCGAAAACACCTGCCCAGAGTTGGACGTTCTGGTGGAAGAAGCGGCGCAGATTCCCGGTTGCTTCGGCTCAAAAGTAACCGGCGGCGGCTTCGGCGGAGCGACGGTCAACCTCGTCGCTCCCGATCATGTGGAATCATTCTGCGAAGCCATCAAAGAGCGCTTTGCGGATCGCATGGGAAAGGTTTGCAAAACCACAGTCTGCGCCATCGGCGACGGGGCGAGGATTTTGTATAAATGA